TTCTAAAACCGTCATATGCGGAAATAAATGATAATCTTGGAACACAACGCCAATTTTGTTCCGTTGCGTTGATATTGGTTGATTATCTAGTAAAATCTCACCTTCTTCAAAATGTTCTAACCCGCTTATACAACGTAGCAGCGTTGTCTTACCTCCACCAGACGGGCCTACCAAACAAATTAATTGGCCTTTCGGAATTTCTAGTGATAAGTTATCAATAATCGTTTTATTCTGAAACTTCTTGGTTAAATTTTTAATCGTTAACATCTACGAACTCCTTATTGATAATAATTTATTTTTTTCTCACCATATTTAAGTATTAAGGTCATCACACCTGTTAAAACTAAGTAAATAATAGCAACATCGATAAGTGGAATAATACTAACCTCACGCTGCATAGCAATACGTCCTGCTTTCATCAATTCACTTAAACCTAATGCATAAACTAATGAAGTATCCTTTACTAACGTGATGACTTCGTTCCCAACTGAAGGATAAACAACTTTGAATACTTGTGGAATAATGACTTTCTTCAACGTTTCCAACTTTGTTAAGCCTAGCACTTGAGCCGCTTCGTATTGTCCTTTAGGAATCGCTTGAATGCCTCCTCTAAAAATTTCAGCAAAATAAGCCGAATAATTAATGACAAATGCAAGTAAAACTGCGGCTAAACGATTTTCAATGACCATCCCTAGTAATGGAAATCCGTAGAAAACGAAGATCATTTGTAATAACAAGGGTGTTCCACGAATCATCCAAACTAAACCATTCAACAAATAACTGAGCCACTTTATTTTGGTTTTTAATAATAATCCTAAGATTAAGCCAAGTGGTAACGATAATAATAATGTCAGAAAAAACACTTCAAGTGTCATTTTAGTTCCTTCAACAAGTGAAGGGAAAACTTTTAATGCGATATCCATCTTCATCTCTCCTTTAAAATAAAAAAAATCCTCTTAGCCTAATAGCTAAGAGGACGTATATTCATACGTGGTGCCACCTCAATACGTTCTCACTTCACAGTAAGAACCTCATGCAGTCAATAAATGACTGACAAGCAGTAACGAGCTCAATCGGTTAAAACTAATAAATCCATCTCAATCACTTGATGAATCTTTCATTTTAACAACTCATAGGTGTGTGTTCAATCCGTTTACTTACTCCGTTTTCAGCTACCGGGAGCTCTCTTTAAGTAGGGACGCATTTACTTGGCCTAATCATTGTTTTTGCGTTATTAAAAAATAAAAAAGTCCTCATGACCGCAGTCATGAGGACGAATAATTACTATACGTGGTGCCACCTCTAATTTTTCTTTATCTCACAATAAAGAACTTAGTTAGTCAATCTATATTGACTAAAAGCGGTAACGGGCTTAACGAAACTTCTTACTTAATACGTGTTCAGAAGTTTAACTCATAGGTGTGTTTCGATTCATGTTCTTACTCTGTTCTCAGCTACCCAGAGCTCTCTATCAAGAAGGGATTTATCTACTTGTCCTAATCAATGTTTGTTACTTTGTTTATTTTTAATACTTTACCATACAAATTCTTATCTGACAAATATTTTTGACTGTTTTTTTTGTGATTATATCAAAAAAGCACTAAAACAGTCCGTTTATCACGACTGTTTCAATGCTTAAAAAATTATTTTTTAATTTCGGCTAAAATATCAGCCACAACTTTTTGCTGGAATTCGCCTGTTAACTTTTCAGTTAATTTAGCAATAGCATCTTTATCCATACTTGGGTCTTTGGCCATAGCCGCTTGAATGCCTGCTTGTACGAAGGCTTTCGCGTCTTCTTCCATTGTTGCTTGTTTTTCTTTCATTAACTTACCAAATTGTTCTAATTGGTCAGTGCTTAACACTTGCCAACCGTTGGCAACGTAAAATTCATTTTTCTCAGAAATAAATTCTTTCTTATTATTTCCATAGTTGAATAAAACTTTCATTACTTTATTTTTTGGTACCCAATACGTTTTAGATTGGACCCATTTAGCTTCTGAACTGTTTTCAATCACTTTGTTGGTAGTATTCGTAGTACCAGTTGCTTTAGGTTCTTTTTGGTCCTCTGAACTTTTCACTAAGTAAATTTCTTCTGACCCGTCGCCTAAACTTTGATACATTAAAATGTTCATACCGTTCATATCACCGCTTGAGACTAGCGCATGTTCTTTTACAACGGTTTCTTTTTTCATGCCGAAATGCTCACTACCATTAGCAATCATCGCAATTGTTGACGCGACAAATAATAACCCAAAAATGGTTGGCAACGCAATATGGCGTTTATCTGTTGCTTTAATTGAGAAATAGGTAAATAATAGCGCACTAATCGCTGAAATCAATAACATCATTACGCCTTACCTCCTACCGCAGTTTGTTTTTTAGCTTTTAACATAAACGCTAATAGACATCCAATAATCGCGAAAATTACTGCGACATAGAAAGCTGAATGATAACCTGATAATAACGCCTCAATTACTTGATCTTTATAAGCAAGTGGTGTTTTATCAACTAGACTTTCTTTTGGCATGTTGTTAGTTGTGACATTTGATAATACACTGATTAAAATAGCTGTTCCGATTGAACTTGCTACTTGGCGGAAGGTACTGTTAACTGCAGTACCGTGACTCACTTGATGATGTGGTAAAGCATTCAATCCTTCAGTTGTTAATGGCATCATCGCCATTGAGATAGCGAACATACGAATACCATATAACACAATAATATAAATTAATGGTGTTTCAGAGGTTAAGAAGGCAAATGGTAAAGTCGCCACTGCTAAAATAAACATTCCTAAAATCGTTAAGCGTTTTGCCCCTTGCTTATCAAAAATCTTACCCGTAATTGGCATCATGAATCCCATCACTAACGCACCAGGTAATAGCATTAAACCTGAGTTGAATGCTGATTCACCGCGAATATTTTGGATATACATTGGTAAAACCATTTCGGCACCAATCATCGCCATCATCACTAAACCAGATAAAATAGTTGAGACTGTAAATGTTTTTGATTTGAACACACGTAATTCTAAGAATGGCTCGTCCATTTTTAATTGACGTAAGCTAAATAACGCTAAGAATACAGCACCGATTACAATACATGCAATAACTAAACTGTCGCCCCATCCTCTTGAACCAACTGATGAAAAACCATACAACATCGTACCAAACGCGATACAAGATAAAATGACTGAAGCAAAGTCGATTTTTGGTTTCGAAACTTCTAATACATTTTTCATTAAGAAGAATGACAAGAATACTACAATCACACTAATCGGTAACATCATACCGAAAAGTACACGCCAGCTGTAATGGTCAACAATCCAACCAGATAAAGTTGGGCCAATCGCTGGAGCTAGTCCGATAACAATTCCAGACATCCCCATAGCGGCCCCACGTTTTTCAGGAGGGAAAATTGAGAACATAATGTTTTGTTGCAATGGCATAGAAATCCCTACACCCATCGCTTGAATCAAACGTCCTATCAGTAAGATAGTAAAATTAGGTGCTGCAAAACAAGCAAATGTTCCGATTAAGAAAATAATCATCGCTGCTAAATATAGGTTCTTAGATGGGAATCGGCTAATTAACCAGCCAGTAATTGGAATCATCATCCCATTGATTAATAAAAAGCCTGTTGTTAACCATTGTACGTCGTTAGCTCCTATGCTAAACGCGTCCATTAGTTTAGGTGTCGCTGTTGCTAGTAATGTTTGGTTTAATACGGTACAGAATGAACCGATTAATAACACAGCAACTAGCCAACCGCGTTTATACGGTTTGCCATGAATATCAAGTGTTTCTTGTTTACTCATTAAATAATTTCTCCTTTATTCTTTTTAATTTTTCACCTACATTACTTTATAAGGTTTCGCTTTCTTTATCAAGAAAGTTGACATATTTGTTAAAGGAAGTATAATGAAAGTTAACTAATGAACAAGGAGTAAGTACATGATTGGAGCAAATGTTAGGCACTTATTGGATAATAATCACCTAGTTATCGGGATTGGAGAACTCGCTGAAATGACTGGTGTCACAACACGTCAACTACGATATTGGGAGAGTAAAGAATTTATAGAATCGATTCAGAACGAGCATCACGCTGCCCGTAGTTTTAACCTCGTCAATATCTTGAAAGTTGAATTAATTAAAGGCTATTTAGACGAAGGTTTCACCCTAAAAAAAGCGGTAGAAAAGGCTCAAAACCAAATGATTTTAATAGCGAATGCAAAAAAAATATTTAATGATTCCTTTAAATCCGTCAATATTTTTGAAGAGTCTCACACTGTCATTTCACTAGGAAATTTTGAAACACAAGCTGAAACGATTTATTTAATACGCGAAAATAAAACAGGAAAATCCTATTATCATATCCAAGCAAACGATGAACGTTTCAATTTGACTAAAGCTTTAGCTAATAAATAACAATAAAGGAGGGGACTGTATCTAGTCCGCTCCTTTTCTTTTTTACAATATAATTATATTTTTCACAATGGTTTTTACACTTTGTTTTTCAAGAAAATCAAACGATTAAAACTAACATCACTCTCATTGATTCTTGATT
This is a stretch of genomic DNA from Vagococcus zengguangii. It encodes these proteins:
- a CDS encoding amino acid ABC transporter permease; the encoded protein is MDIALKVFPSLVEGTKMTLEVFFLTLLLSLPLGLILGLLLKTKIKWLSYLLNGLVWMIRGTPLLLQMIFVFYGFPLLGMVIENRLAAVLLAFVINYSAYFAEIFRGGIQAIPKGQYEAAQVLGLTKLETLKKVIIPQVFKVVYPSVGNEVITLVKDTSLVYALGLSELMKAGRIAMQREVSIIPLIDVAIIYLVLTGVMTLILKYGEKKINYYQ
- a CDS encoding DUF4811 domain-containing protein, which produces MMLLISAISALLFTYFSIKATDKRHIALPTIFGLLFVASTIAMIANGSEHFGMKKETVVKEHALVSSGDMNGMNILMYQSLGDGSEEIYLVKSSEDQKEPKATGTTNTTNKVIENSSEAKWVQSKTYWVPKNKVMKVLFNYGNNKKEFISEKNEFYVANGWQVLSTDQLEQFGKLMKEKQATMEEDAKAFVQAGIQAAMAKDPSMDKDAIAKLTEKLTGEFQQKVVADILAEIKK
- a CDS encoding MDR family MFS transporter produces the protein MSKQETLDIHGKPYKRGWLVAVLLIGSFCTVLNQTLLATATPKLMDAFSIGANDVQWLTTGFLLINGMMIPITGWLISRFPSKNLYLAAMIIFLIGTFACFAAPNFTILLIGRLIQAMGVGISMPLQQNIMFSIFPPEKRGAAMGMSGIVIGLAPAIGPTLSGWIVDHYSWRVLFGMMLPISVIVVFLSFFLMKNVLEVSKPKIDFASVILSCIAFGTMLYGFSSVGSRGWGDSLVIACIVIGAVFLALFSLRQLKMDEPFLELRVFKSKTFTVSTILSGLVMMAMIGAEMVLPMYIQNIRGESAFNSGLMLLPGALVMGFMMPITGKIFDKQGAKRLTILGMFILAVATLPFAFLTSETPLIYIIVLYGIRMFAISMAMMPLTTEGLNALPHHQVSHGTAVNSTFRQVASSIGTAILISVLSNVTTNNMPKESLVDKTPLAYKDQVIEALLSGYHSAFYVAVIFAIIGCLLAFMLKAKKQTAVGGKA
- a CDS encoding MerR family transcriptional regulator; protein product: MIGANVRHLLDNNHLVIGIGELAEMTGVTTRQLRYWESKEFIESIQNEHHAARSFNLVNILKVELIKGYLDEGFTLKKAVEKAQNQMILIANAKKIFNDSFKSVNIFEESHTVISLGNFETQAETIYLIRENKTGKSYYHIQANDERFNLTKALANK